The Actinomycetes bacterium genome has a segment encoding these proteins:
- a CDS encoding adenylate/guanylate cyclase domain-containing protein, translating into MTGAARSVEDLRPYVPHLLSAWQPTHGDSRHMRVDGSLVFVDISGFTKLTERLARKGKVGAEEMSDLLSSTFSALLDVSRLEGADLLKWGGDAVLLLFRGADHAVRACRAAGDMRTTLRTVGRLTTTEGTVTLKMSVGVHSGSFDCYLVGDPDVHQELLVAGPGVSTTAVMEQTASAGEVLVSPQTAALLPPGSCREGPEPGTHLLHARRLLGPAGTVERRVSSEKRGDATMLAGFIPPVLRRQLLASPGEPEHRTVAVAFVQFAGTDALTEAAGAAAVAEALDQCVRTVQRATEDHGVTFFETDLDKDGGKIMLVAGAPRSNGHDEERMLRTARQIMDGMAGLAEMTGHALPLRIGINRGNVFAGRFGPEFRRTFSIKGDAVNLAARVMGKAAHGEILATAAVLDRSATQFETEPLPPFLVKGKSMPIHAAKVGAVHGLRTDRRIETPFVGREPELADLRAALSKARDGSGRLLEVVGEPGIGKSRLVEQLLAEEAGRDDVVPVAVHFASCGEYESSTAYYPFRRLLREVLGLARDASAEDTSRRLAEVVTARTPQLGAWLPLLGIPLGLDLPDTQETRELDEQFRKGRLEELVVELLDACVTSPTVLLIEDVHFMDDASTDLLDRLVLDIVSRPLLMVVIRRDLAAGYVPRAGEHLVTVRPAPLDPEASLQLVQAATGDRALTRDAMDALRGRGGGNPMFLEALCSALGTEGTVDDLPESVEGLMTSQIDRLDPVDRTVLRYAAVLGFVVEDDDLQDLMTAQLGTGPESHLDQRLPLLDEFLTRASPGRLRFRHALMRDVAYEGLPYRRRQVLHDQVGLRIESSSADPREHSELLSLHFFQAGRFDRAWRYARVAGMRARSKYANTEAVVFFNRAAESARKTPDVPSHDLAEVLESLGDLRFVGGSPEAWVAYRQARRLLADDKVRVAGIMLKEARIEERDGKLALALRRWSRGLSLLRDVPGPEAAAARSMLANRYAFCRNRQGRYNEALNWGAVAVQEAQDSADMPALATSYRAMQIIHLWSGVPEDLPYGQLALHAFEELGDLEGQALILNNLAVRAFFEGRWTEALAMFHRSADNFERIGDVARMGSTSYNVADLLIGQGRQAEAETLLQKALAAARSAGDEELVALVVRERGKAWSRAGRFEHGLASLAEARARFEELGETQEVIDVDAAVAENLMLQGNLEASIEFATDTMPRAKESARMVLPRLYRIVGFCQLHAGRLQEARTSLELALELTSNGDLRHEHGYVMLGLAELAKAESDSRADELMRASMAALNELGVVSVPHPGKGVVELRLPGQYRLQDPLPA; encoded by the coding sequence ATGACCGGTGCGGCGCGGTCCGTGGAGGACCTGCGCCCGTACGTCCCCCACCTGCTCTCGGCCTGGCAGCCCACCCACGGCGACTCACGCCACATGCGGGTGGACGGCTCTCTCGTGTTCGTCGACATCTCCGGCTTCACCAAGCTGACCGAGCGACTGGCCCGCAAGGGCAAGGTGGGCGCCGAGGAGATGAGCGACCTGCTCAGCTCCACCTTCTCCGCCCTGCTCGACGTGTCCCGCCTGGAAGGGGCCGACCTGCTCAAGTGGGGCGGCGACGCGGTGCTGCTGCTCTTCCGCGGGGCCGACCACGCGGTGCGCGCGTGTCGGGCGGCCGGCGACATGCGGACCACGCTGCGCACCGTGGGCCGGCTGACCACCACCGAGGGCACGGTCACGCTCAAGATGTCGGTCGGCGTGCACAGCGGGTCCTTCGACTGCTACCTGGTCGGTGACCCGGACGTGCACCAGGAGCTGCTCGTCGCCGGCCCCGGCGTCTCGACGACGGCGGTCATGGAGCAGACCGCCTCGGCCGGCGAGGTGCTCGTCAGTCCGCAGACGGCCGCGCTGCTGCCCCCGGGCAGCTGCCGGGAGGGTCCGGAGCCGGGAACCCATCTGCTGCACGCCAGGCGGCTGCTGGGCCCGGCCGGGACGGTCGAGCGCCGGGTCTCGTCCGAGAAGCGCGGGGACGCCACCATGCTGGCCGGCTTCATCCCGCCGGTGCTGCGCCGTCAGCTGCTCGCGTCCCCGGGCGAGCCCGAGCACCGCACCGTCGCCGTCGCGTTCGTGCAGTTCGCCGGGACCGACGCCCTCACCGAGGCCGCCGGGGCCGCAGCCGTCGCCGAGGCCCTCGACCAGTGCGTCCGCACGGTGCAGCGGGCCACCGAGGACCACGGGGTCACCTTCTTCGAGACCGACCTCGACAAGGACGGCGGCAAGATCATGCTCGTGGCGGGTGCGCCGCGCAGCAACGGGCACGACGAGGAGCGGATGCTGCGCACCGCCCGTCAGATCATGGACGGGATGGCCGGCCTGGCCGAGATGACCGGCCACGCGCTGCCGCTGCGCATCGGGATCAACCGCGGCAACGTCTTCGCCGGACGTTTCGGCCCGGAGTTCCGCCGGACGTTCTCCATCAAGGGTGACGCGGTCAACCTCGCGGCCCGGGTCATGGGCAAGGCGGCGCACGGCGAGATCCTCGCCACGGCGGCCGTGCTCGACCGCTCTGCCACGCAGTTCGAGACCGAGCCGCTGCCGCCGTTCCTGGTCAAGGGCAAATCGATGCCCATCCACGCCGCCAAGGTCGGGGCGGTGCACGGTCTGCGGACCGACCGACGGATCGAGACCCCGTTCGTGGGCCGCGAGCCCGAGCTGGCCGACCTGCGCGCCGCGCTGTCGAAGGCGAGGGACGGCTCTGGCCGGCTGCTCGAGGTGGTGGGCGAACCGGGCATCGGGAAGTCCCGGCTGGTCGAGCAGCTCCTCGCCGAGGAAGCCGGCCGGGATGACGTGGTGCCCGTTGCCGTGCACTTCGCCTCCTGCGGGGAGTACGAGTCCAGCACGGCCTACTACCCGTTCCGACGGCTCCTCCGCGAGGTGCTCGGCCTTGCTCGGGACGCTTCGGCCGAGGACACCAGCCGTCGGCTCGCCGAGGTCGTCACGGCGAGGACGCCGCAACTCGGAGCGTGGCTGCCCCTGCTGGGCATCCCCTTAGGCCTGGACCTGCCGGACACCCAGGAGACACGTGAGCTGGACGAGCAGTTCCGGAAGGGCCGGCTCGAGGAGCTCGTCGTCGAGCTGCTCGACGCATGTGTGACGTCCCCGACCGTCCTCCTGATCGAGGACGTGCACTTCATGGACGACGCATCGACCGACCTGCTCGACCGGCTGGTGCTCGATATCGTCAGTCGGCCGTTGCTGATGGTCGTGATCCGCCGCGACCTGGCGGCCGGCTACGTGCCACGGGCCGGCGAGCACCTGGTGACCGTCCGTCCGGCACCGCTCGACCCCGAAGCCTCGTTGCAGCTCGTCCAGGCAGCAACCGGCGACCGTGCCCTCACCCGCGATGCCATGGACGCACTCAGGGGCCGTGGTGGTGGCAACCCCATGTTCCTCGAGGCGCTGTGCAGTGCCTTGGGCACCGAGGGCACGGTCGACGACCTGCCGGAGTCGGTGGAGGGTCTGATGACCAGCCAGATCGACCGGCTCGACCCGGTCGACCGCACGGTGCTCCGCTATGCGGCCGTGCTCGGCTTCGTCGTCGAGGACGACGACCTGCAGGACCTGATGACCGCGCAGCTCGGCACCGGCCCGGAGTCACACCTGGACCAGCGACTGCCGCTGCTCGACGAGTTCCTCACCCGGGCATCACCCGGGCGACTGCGGTTCCGACACGCCCTGATGCGTGACGTCGCCTACGAGGGCCTGCCCTACCGGCGCCGGCAGGTGCTGCACGACCAGGTCGGCCTGCGGATCGAGTCGTCGAGCGCGGACCCGCGCGAGCACAGCGAGCTGCTCTCGCTGCACTTCTTCCAAGCCGGTCGGTTCGACCGGGCATGGCGGTACGCGCGTGTCGCGGGCATGCGCGCACGCAGCAAGTACGCCAACACCGAAGCCGTCGTCTTCTTCAACCGGGCCGCCGAGTCGGCGCGCAAGACGCCCGACGTGCCGTCCCACGACCTCGCCGAGGTGCTGGAGTCGCTGGGCGACTTGCGATTCGTCGGAGGCTCCCCAGAGGCATGGGTGGCGTACCGCCAGGCGCGGCGCCTTTTGGCCGACGACAAGGTGCGGGTCGCCGGGATCATGCTGAAGGAGGCCCGCATCGAGGAGCGGGACGGCAAGTTGGCTCTTGCACTGCGCAGGTGGTCCCGGGGTCTGTCGCTGCTTCGTGACGTGCCTGGCCCCGAAGCTGCAGCAGCGAGATCCATGCTGGCTAATCGGTACGCGTTCTGCCGGAACCGGCAGGGCCGCTACAACGAGGCCCTGAACTGGGGCGCAGTCGCAGTGCAGGAGGCACAGGATTCTGCCGACATGCCGGCCCTCGCCACCAGCTACCGCGCCATGCAGATCATCCACCTGTGGTCCGGAGTCCCAGAGGACCTGCCCTACGGGCAGCTGGCGTTGCACGCCTTCGAGGAGCTCGGCGACTTGGAGGGGCAAGCTCTTATCTTGAACAACCTGGCGGTCCGCGCCTTCTTCGAGGGTAGGTGGACCGAGGCACTGGCCATGTTCCATCGTTCAGCTGACAATTTCGAACGCATCGGCGACGTGGCCAGGATGGGCAGCACCAGCTACAACGTGGCGGATCTGCTCATCGGACAGGGCCGGCAGGCCGAGGCGGAGACCCTGCTGCAGAAAGCTCTCGCGGCGGCCCGGTCTGCCGGCGATGAAGAACTCGTGGCCCTTGTGGTTCGCGAACGCGGCAAGGCCTGGTCCCGGGCGGGGCGCTTCGAACACGGCTTGGCGTCGCTGGCTGAGGCCCGCGCCCGCTTCGAAGAGCTCGGGGAAACGCAGGAGGTGATCGACGTCGACGCCGCGGTTGCGGAGAATCTCATGCTGCAGGGAAACCTTGAAGCATCGATCGAGTTCGCCACGGACACCATGCCCCGGGCGAAGGAGAGCGCCCGCATGGTTTTGCCGAGGTTGTACCGCATCGTGGGCTTCTGTCAGCTCCACGCGGGTCGCCTGCAGGAGGCAC